One segment of Verrucomicrobiota bacterium DNA contains the following:
- a CDS encoding GDP-mannose 4,6-dehydratase has product MKRFLVTGVAGFVGSKVSERLVAAGHGVVGLDNCNDYYDTRIKDWRLARLKEVAGKEEGFEFRSLDIESAPAIDSLLEEFSFDGVFNLAARAGVRYSMENPLVYYTTNVLGGLHLLEAMRRHGVKKYVLASTSSLYAGQAMPFREDLPVNEPISPYAASKKAAEVQAFTWHKLYGIDVSVLRYFTVYGPAGRPDMSPLRFIKWIDEGTPITLYGDGSQARDFTHVDDIAQGTVAAMKPLGYEIINLGGGNNPITIRQMIETFEKLLGKKAVIDEQPFHAADMRETWADISKAKRLLDWSPTIDFAEGMAQTVQWYLENKSWLKNIQV; this is encoded by the coding sequence TTGAAACGCTTCCTCGTGACCGGCGTGGCCGGATTTGTTGGCAGCAAGGTCAGCGAACGACTCGTGGCTGCCGGCCATGGCGTCGTCGGTCTGGACAACTGCAACGATTACTACGACACCCGAATCAAAGACTGGCGCCTGGCCCGACTGAAGGAGGTGGCTGGCAAAGAGGAGGGTTTCGAGTTTCGCTCTCTCGATATCGAAAGCGCCCCCGCCATCGATTCCCTGCTCGAAGAGTTTTCCTTCGATGGAGTCTTCAATCTCGCCGCTCGAGCCGGCGTTCGCTACAGCATGGAGAACCCACTGGTTTACTACACCACAAACGTCTTGGGAGGGCTCCATCTCTTGGAAGCCATGCGTCGTCATGGGGTCAAAAAATATGTGCTGGCCTCGACCTCTTCTCTCTACGCCGGCCAAGCGATGCCTTTTCGCGAAGACCTGCCCGTGAATGAGCCGATCTCACCCTACGCCGCCTCGAAGAAAGCAGCGGAGGTCCAAGCCTTCACCTGGCACAAGCTTTATGGAATCGACGTGAGTGTCCTTCGGTATTTCACTGTCTATGGACCCGCTGGACGGCCCGACATGAGTCCCTTGCGATTCATCAAATGGATTGACGAAGGGACGCCCATTACACTCTATGGTGATGGCTCCCAAGCCCGCGATTTCACCCACGTCGACGATATCGCCCAAGGAACGGTGGCGGCCATGAAACCGCTCGGCTATGAGATTATCAATCTCGGGGGCGGGAACAATCCCATCACCATCCGCCAGATGATTGAAACCTTTGAGAAGCTTCTAGGGAAAAAGGCTGTCATCGATGAACAACCCTTCCACGCCGCCGACATGCGGGAAACCTGGGCCGACATTTCCAAAGCAAAGCGCCTTCTTGATTGGTCCCCCACAATCGATTTTGCAGAGGGCATGGCTCAGACCGTCCAGTGGTATCTCGAGAACAAGTCCTGGCTCAAAAACATCCAGGTCTGA